From the genome of Faecalibacterium prausnitzii:
TCTGCATCGGTGCTTTCGGCCCGGAAGAGGACTTCTTCACCGTCAAGGGCGCCATGGAGGCACTGGCAGCCGGTTTCGGCCTGCACTTCACCTACGAGCGCGAGACTGCGCCCTGGCTGCACCCCGGCATCAGCGCCGCTGTCTACTGCGGCGGCAAGCGTCTGGGCGTCTTCGGCAAGCTCTCCAATGAGATCAACGGCGAGCTGGAGATCGCAAAGGAACAGAAGGACAGCCAGAACATCTACCTCGGTGAGCTGGACTACGAGGCCCTGATGAGCTGCGTGGACGGCGAGCTGCGCTATCAGCCGCTCAGCCCCTATGCTGCCGTCAAGCGCGACCTGGCCCTCGTCTGCGAGGAACAGGTCACCTGCGGCGAGATCGAGGAGACCATCAAAAAGGCAAGCCCGCTCATCACCGACGTGAAGCTGTTCGATATCTATCGCGGCGCAAACCTCGGCGCGGGCAAGAAGAGCATGGCGTTCTCCCTGACGCTGTCCGACCCCAGCGCAGAAGTCTCTGCCGAACAGGTCGAGCGCACCGTCAAAAAAGTGCTGGGCAACCTGAAGTTCAAGCTCGGCATCGAGATCCGCTGATTCAAAACAAGAAAAACAACAGCCCCCGTGCCAAAGCACGGGGGCTGTGTGCGTTCCGGGGAGAGGAATCACTTGGCATCCTCATATTCCGGGGCGTTCTCTTCTTCGTCGAGGTCCTCGGCATGGATGCGGTCATGCAGACGCTGGCGGAACTCCTGGGCAGGGATGCCGCTCTGGTTCGGGGTCAGGTCGGGGGCAGGGTTGCCGTCCGGTAGGTGGGCACCGAACGCGGGCACGAAGAAGAACTTGCGCACAACGAAGATGAGCGCGATGGCACCCACGCTGAGCAGGTTCTCAACGGCGGATTCGTGGCCGACCACCATGTGGCGGGCGATGGCGTAGAGCAGCACTTCCAGGCTGCTGCCGGGGCTGTGCTTGGCCAGCATCTTGATGAACTCGATGCCGATGACGATGTCCAGCGCACGTTCCAGAAATGTGCGGATCTCTGCATCGTTGCCGTCGAACAGCAGGCCGGGCATCCATTTCAGCAGCGGCACGATGCTGAACAGCAGGCCGATGAGGACCAGCCCGGAGAGAGTGATCTCCAGCAGGGTGGATGCCTGGATGATGTAGTTGCGCAGCGCGGTGCGGCTGTGGCTTTCCACAGGGTGGTTGTGGGGTTTGAGCATGGTTCGTTCTCCTTCGCATCTTCACGTCTTGCGGCAGATCTGGCCGAGACCGCCAGACTTTTCTTCATTGTAGCAAAGAATGGAAACGAAGTCAAACGAATGGAACACGCGAGTAAAAATTATTGGGCGGCCACATAGCCGGACTTCTGGATGCAGGCGCGGCCTGCATCGGTGGAGAGCCAGTCGTAGACCTTGCGCTCCGGGGTGTCGGGGCCGGAATCCTGCCGGACTGCGGCATAAAACTCGTTGCACAGGGGGTAGCTCTCGTCCGCGATGGTGTCGGCCGAGGGGGTCACGCCGTCCACGGCCAGCAGCCGCAGGCCGGGCTTGGAATACATCTCCGAGATGTAGTAGTAGACCGAGAAGCCGATGGCGTTGGCCGCGTTATTGTACTCGGCGATGTCGTCTACCAGTTCGCCCATCAAGGCAGGAGCCAGCTCGGTGGGGGCGTCCATCAGCTCGCCGCCCTGAATGAGCAGCTTCTGGAACAGGGTCTGGCTGCCGGAGTCCTCCCGGCGCTGAAAGGCCACGATGTCGGCATCCTCGCCGCCCACGTCCTTCCAGTTGGTGATCTTCCCGGCGTAGATGTCCCGGAGCTGCTGCCGGGTCAGGCTCTGGACGGGGTTGTCCTCGTTCACGATGAAGACCAGCGCGTCCCGGCCAATGGCTTTCTGGTCCAGCGGGGCACCATCGGCCTTCAGCTCTTCCTTGACGGACTCCGGGGCCTCGTAGGCGATGATGAGCCGGGTGCCGTTCTCGGTGTCACCGTAAAGGCCCAGGTTCCGCCAGGCCCAGGCGGTGGTGTTGGTGGTCACGGCGCTCTGGGCGGCTTCCAGCTCCATGCCGGTGGTGTCGGCCATGATCTGCGCAATGAGCGGGATGCAGGCCGTGGAGCCGTCGGTGACGGGAAACTCGTCCTCGGTGAGGATGGGCACTGTGGGCACTTCGCTGGCGGAAGAGGCGGGTGCTTCGGACGAAGCGGCACTCGATGCCGGTGCGCTGGAAGCAGCCTCTCCGCAGGCGGCCAGCAGCGCCGCCGTGGAGACGGCCCCCAGCCCCAGCAGGAAGGAACGGCGGGAAATTTTAGACTGTTTCATGGTGAAACCCTCCCTCAATAGAAGTAGTTGTCGGTCTCGTCGCTGGTGGAAGTGAAGATGCTCTGGCAGTAGATCCAGTTGCCCTCCACGTCCATCCAGCCGTAATCGAAGCCCTTGCGCGCCACGAAGACGCCCGCAGGCAGGGGCGCACTGCGGTTGTAGCGGGAATACTCGCCGCAGCTGCCCAGCCCGGCCAGGACGACCGCGCCGTCGCTGTCCAGCAGGTCGTACAGCCAGGTGCTGCCGGGGCCGCGGTAGCTGATGGAGAAATAGAAGTCGTCCTCCGTGGCAGCCACGGGCCAGAGATAGCCGTCAAAGTCGTCGCCGTAGCGGGCGGTGAGGTCAGCCATCGAAAGGGTCTTGCTCAGCGTCGGCCCGGCGAGGGTCAGGGTGGTCACATCGTAGTTGTCGTTGTCGTACTGGCGCAGGTTGACCCAGCCGCTGCCCTGGTCGTAGAGGCGGGTGCGGTGCAGCGCTTCCAGCGGCGCAACCGTCGTGTCGGTCCGGATGGCACCGGTGTCCATGTCGTAGACGCGGAGAGTGCCGTCCCTGGCGTAGATGTCCAGCGTGTTGGTGCCCAGGGCCATGTTGTAGAGGTCGAGGGTGTCGCCGGTGGTCAGGTCGTAGAGGAGGTAGCCGTCCTCCCGGTAGAGCACGGTCACGCCGGGCGCGTACCCGCTGATGGAGTCGTTAAACTCGCACAGCACGGTGCTGGTCATGTCGCTGACCAGATCCACGAGCTGATACTTGCCCTCGTCGGTCCGGAAGCTGGCAATGCCCGCGTGGAGATAGGTGACAAAGCCGCTCCGCTCCTCGCCGGTGGCCGCGTTCAGCAGGGAAGTGGACTCCAGGCTCGTGCCGTCCGCGTTGTAGGTGTCGATCTCCACCCAGTCGGCGGGGGCCAGCGGGTCGTCGATCCCGGCGGAAAGGCTGTACAGCAGGCTGTGGAAGTTCTGGTAGACCACGGTGCCGTCCTTTTCCTGGATCTGAACGGCAGCATACTGGTAGAGGTCGTCGTTCTCTTCATCGGGCGCAGCATCGCCGGGGGCATAGAGGCCAAAGGCCAGCCGGTCGCCCGCCACAAGGCAGGTGTAGGCGTTTTCGGGCACGGGGTACTCGGTGCCCGAAGCAAAGTCCAGCACCCGCACGTCGCCCGCTGCATGGTCGTGCAGGGGTGAATAGGCGAAGCTGTTGGGGGTGGTCAGAACGAGCACGCCGCCGGAAAGGCGGATATCGTATTCGCGGTCAAAGGTGTAGAGCGCCTCACCCGTCCGGTCGAAGATGCCGCTGCGCCGCCCGGCGGCGGTGTCCGGGTCAGACCAGGTGCAGACGAACCAGTTCGTCTCGCCGGTCTGGCTGTCGGTCAGCAGATAGGACGTCTCGCTGGCAGGGGACTGGTGCACCACCTTGTCGCCGCAGAGGATGGTGTTCCCGCCGAGGGAGTCATAGCTGGAGAAGAGCCGCAGCCTGCCGTCCCGCAGGGAGGAGGCGTCGTATTTAGGCGGTTCCTCCTCCTGCTGGGGGTGGGACACGGGCCGGGACGGCGTGGGCAGCAGCGAACAGGAGGTGAACACCCCCGCCGCCAGTGCCAGGCCCGCTGCCGCGCAGCCGATGCGGAGTAGATTCTGTTTCATAATGCAGTACCTCACAGGTCACAGGGACGAAATGCGGATGGGCTTTCCCATTTGATTATAATACGAAACACCCGGACATTCCATTGCATTGGAACATTTTGGTGTGGTTACAATTTGGTTACGACCGAAAGTTCAGTCGAAGTTTGCAAAAGCAGATGAAAAGCGGACGCTTTTTGGTCAAAGTGCTAAAGGAATGTCGAAATCCTTGTAAAAAAT
Proteins encoded in this window:
- a CDS encoding transporter, producing MLKPHNHPVESHSRTALRNYIIQASTLLEITLSGLVLIGLLFSIVPLLKWMPGLLFDGNDAEIRTFLERALDIVIGIEFIKMLAKHSPGSSLEVLLYAIARHMVVGHESAVENLLSVGAIALIFVVRKFFFVPAFGAHLPDGNPAPDLTPNQSGIPAQEFRQRLHDRIHAEDLDEEENAPEYEDAK
- a CDS encoding DUF5046 domain-containing protein is translated as MKQNLLRIGCAAAGLALAAGVFTSCSLLPTPSRPVSHPQQEEEPPKYDASSLRDGRLRLFSSYDSLGGNTILCGDKVVHQSPASETSYLLTDSQTGETNWFVCTWSDPDTAAGRRSGIFDRTGEALYTFDREYDIRLSGGVLVLTTPNSFAYSPLHDHAAGDVRVLDFASGTEYPVPENAYTCLVAGDRLAFGLYAPGDAAPDEENDDLYQYAAVQIQEKDGTVVYQNFHSLLYSLSAGIDDPLAPADWVEIDTYNADGTSLESTSLLNAATGEERSGFVTYLHAGIASFRTDEGKYQLVDLVSDMTSTVLCEFNDSISGYAPGVTVLYREDGYLLYDLTTGDTLDLYNMALGTNTLDIYARDGTLRVYDMDTGAIRTDTTVAPLEALHRTRLYDQGSGWVNLRQYDNDNYDVTTLTLAGPTLSKTLSMADLTARYGDDFDGYLWPVAATEDDFYFSISYRGPGSTWLYDLLDSDGAVVLAGLGSCGEYSRYNRSAPLPAGVFVARKGFDYGWMDVEGNWIYCQSIFTSTSDETDNYFY
- a CDS encoding substrate-binding domain-containing protein — protein: MKQSKISRRSFLLGLGAVSTAALLAACGEAASSAPASSAASSEAPASSASEVPTVPILTEDEFPVTDGSTACIPLIAQIMADTTGMELEAAQSAVTTNTTAWAWRNLGLYGDTENGTRLIIAYEAPESVKEELKADGAPLDQKAIGRDALVFIVNEDNPVQSLTRQQLRDIYAGKITNWKDVGGEDADIVAFQRREDSGSQTLFQKLLIQGGELMDAPTELAPALMGELVDDIAEYNNAANAIGFSVYYYISEMYSKPGLRLLAVDGVTPSADTIADESYPLCNEFYAAVRQDSGPDTPERKVYDWLSTDAGRACIQKSGYVAAQ